In the Malania oleifera isolate guangnan ecotype guangnan chromosome 1, ASM2987363v1, whole genome shotgun sequence genome, one interval contains:
- the LOC131157031 gene encoding protein SRG1-like, with protein sequence MAQAKSAVQVPCVQELAKESSVTIPPRYIRPEQEQAIKWDPSHEVPVIDMQRLLSEEFMDSELGRLHCASKEWGFFQLVNHGVSSSLLENVKTQTLEFFNIPMEEKKKFWQKPGDVDGFGQVHVLSEEQKLDWGDMFYIKTLPINMRKPHLFPKLPLPFRDTVEHYSSEVKNLAMFILAQMAKALKMESEEMKELFEDGGQSMRMNYYPACPQPEQVNGISPHSDATGLTILLQLNEVEGLQIRKDGMWVPLKPVSGAFIVNIGDVLEIVTNGEYPSIEHRAIVNSAKERLSIAMFHNPRIGGEIGPSPSLITEQTPAQFKRVGVRNYYDGLFARKLGGKGYLDAMRI encoded by the exons ATGGCGCAGGCTAAATCAGCTGTGCAGGTGCCTTGTGTCCAGGAGTTGGCTAAGGAGTCAAGCGTCACTATTCCACCCCGATACATCCGTCCTGAGCAGGAGCAAGCTATCAAATGGGATCCCTCTCACGAAGTCCCAGTCATCGACATGCAACGCTTGTTATCTGAAGAATTTATGGATTCTGAACTGGGCAGGCTCCACTGTGCCTCCAAAGAATGGGGTTTCTTCCAG CTGGTAAACCATGGAGTGAGCTCTTCATTGCTGGAGAACGTGAAGACACAAACATTGGAGTTCTTCAACATCCCAATGGAAGAGAAGAAGAAGTTTTGGCAGAAACCAGGAGATGTAGACGGATTTGGACAAGTTCACGTTTTATCAGAGGAGCAGAAGCTAGATTGGGGTGACATGTTCTACATTAAGACACTCCCTATCAATATGAGGAAACCCCATTTATTTCCCAAGCTCCCCCTACCATTTAG GGACACCGTGGAACATTACTCATCAGAAGTGAAAAATCTAGCCATGTTTATCCTGGCACAGATGGCAAAAGCTCTAAAGATGGAATCAGAGGAAATGAAAGAACTGTTTGAAGATGGTGGCCAATCAATGAGAATGAACTATTACCCAGCATGTCCGCAACCGGAGCAAGTCAATGGAATTAGCCCCCATTCGGATGCGACTGGTCTGACCATTCTCCTGCAGCTAAATGAAGTAGAAGGTCTTCAGATTAGGAAAGACGGCATGTGGGTTCCTCTGAAGCCTGTCTCGGGCGCCTTCATTGTCAACATTGGAGATGTCTTAGAG ATTGTGACCAATGGGGAATATCCTAGCATTGAGCATCGAGCAATCGTAAACTCTGCAAAAGAAAGGCTCTCCATAGCCATGTTTCATAATCCAAGAATTGGGGGTGAAATAGGACCATCACCCAGCCTAATTACTGAACAGACACCAGCGCAGTTTAAGAGAGTGGGAGTTCGCAATTACTATGACGGCCTCTTTGCTCGCAAGCTTGGTGGAAAAGGTTACCTTGATGCCATGCGCATATGA